A window of Benincasa hispida cultivar B227 chromosome 9, ASM972705v1, whole genome shotgun sequence genomic DNA:
ataactcaactaacataaaatttatactatcaatctcaaCCTTAAATTTTCGTTTTTCCTATCCCAtgtattgtaaaaaaaaaaaaaaaatcaataattttgtgTCTTGAATTTTAAGAAATGTGAAATTCGTGAATCATGACCTAGGGGACTCACATAAAACCAAAAACACAAGACTTCATGAGACACAAAATCAAAATAAGTAGATGAACTTAATACACACTTAGGTCTTCTTtcgtaactattttgtttttttttttttttgatttttgaaaattaagtctatttcttctccattttttttaccatgatttgcatctttcttaagaacaatagttgaattcttaaccaatttcaaaaaacaaaaacaaaattttaaaagctacattttttagtttttcaaaatttgacttggtttttaaaccattgataaaaaatagataacgaatgaagaaatttgaggtggaagtagtgtttatagatttaattttttttaaaaaaaaaactaaataattatcaaacaagacCTTAATTAATTACTTGATACAAACCAACTCGAAAATGAAGAAGGGGCATAATGGTCcataaaaaaaactcatataaTTTTGTGACTATAAAAGGATGTTATGATGagacaaaaaggaaaaacaaaaatacaagaGAAGTTGTTAAATATATATGGGAAATATGAGCAATAAAGCAAGTTTGTTTCCAGCCATAATCATGACAATATTATTGTCATTGAGCCTAAGTGGAACGGTGGTATGTAATATTGATCCATGCAGAGAAGTCCCAGCCACTGACAATGATATTCTTGAATTTCTTCTGAATTTGTATCACTTAGAAGCTGAGTTGTTCTTGCGTGCTGCTACTGGGAATGGCACTGATGACTATGATCCTTCTTTGGCTGCTGGAGGCCCTCCTCCTATTGGCTCTCGAAGGGCCACCTTAGGTCCTCTAGTCCGCCGGGTCGTCGAGGAATTTGGTTATCAAAAACTTGGCCAACTAAGGTTTGCCTTTAacctatttatatatattttttatgtctaTTCAATCCTTAAAACTTTATGTAGCATGTAGTAAATTTCTTATATAAAATATCGTTTTCATTCCTATATTTTGTATCTTGTATCGGTCAATCCATCTCGTATGATTTAAGTTGGTTATTAACTCATTTGGCTTGAGTTATATTTGAACAAATGAAGATTTTATGAGTTGAGTTCCTATCTTAACTAATCGAACatattattcattttaaaaagtacactttttttgtttttacttaTGATATAAttctatatacatatatttatttttgttttatttaacttcacgtttgttttgtttttttagaaaatttattctccaacaacttctaaaaaaattctttaaaactttggaaagaagatttttatgatataaattgcatttgatttgtttatcttaattcaatatatgtaaataattaaataattttttttacatattaatattttacttgtttttagaaaaaaataaataaatgattcgAATAATCCAAACCAACCCTATCAAAATGTTTCATGGTTGAGTTAGGTTGATTATTTAacaaatgttcaatttttttacGTAATAATATTCTACTTTGAggattgttcaattttagtacACATATGTATAGATAGTACTCTCAATAATCCTTAAATTCAGTCcttactttcaaattttatttttactggttaaataataataataatttttatggaAGGAAATGGAATATGTgattatgttttcaaaatttatagtaaaaatactaatagataataaaaatgttttattaaaaaaatcaacataaaCTAGGTgtagaaactaaatttaagatcgTAAattgactaaaattgaacaaagtAATTCAAAGTTGAATCATATGGCTTGATTAGATACATAATTAAAAACATGTATTTAGTTTATGATCTAGAATTTAGGCTTTGAATTTTAGTTGATAATGATTTAATTCATATTACTCATAATTGTGTCTTTGTtgtgaaaaaaagaaattattaattaagatttaatgaacTTTTTTTTACTCTTGAATTTTCATGTTAAAGGTTATAAATTGTTACGAAATTTCGAAGTGTAGTCCTCGTTCGAgttctaaattattaaaattttgaaaataagggactaaattgtaattacaaactaaaattcgatctttataatttttttattattttttttcaacagAGAAATTATCAGGGAAATTGTGGGACGAGTTCCTCCAAGGCCATTGTTGAATCTAAGCACAGAAGTTGTTGCAGACTTCGCTGATGCAGCAATTGGCCGCCGACTCATTCCTCGATTTGACCCTTACGCCAACGACAACAACTTTATCCTCACTGCTCAAAGCATCACTTACACCTCAACGGTCAGCCTCGTCGGAGCAACGACGACATTAATCTCCCGTGGAGTTCGCTTGGTAACGAACCGAATAAACGGATGAACAAACCTCCTGTGAATTCTTTTAGTAACTGAACTTtcgaattttttagaatttacgAATATGTTgaagacaaaattaaaagtttaaagttacctaaaatttaaatgaaaaaaaaatttcttcgtCTCTAgggtttgaattttgtttttatttcggATCTTATAAGTTTTTTAATATTACACTTTTAcctttgaattttgagtttaattttaatttggttaGTAGATTTTACATAACGTAcattacattttaattttatccttgataattttgagtttagtttttatttcgTCTTTACATTTCAATATTTTACGCTTCCTATAAAACTCACTTTGGTATTTTGACATTAACTTTTCAATcagttattttaaaatcattatgacgaattttgtaaaaattatttttaatagtgatgaaaagttagtgaatattaatttaattattattgtattaattattttaattaataaattaattaacaaatatttaaCACAATGACCAAAAGTGAGTTATAATTGGTAAGAAAtcaaggttaaaaatataaaatcttgaaGCATTATAAAACAAATTAAGATAAAACCTCAAACTCGGATGAAAATGTggcattttgaaacttagaaactaaatataaaaattatactaAAAATTTAAGGGTGTAAAAGTGTAACATTTTCAAACCTAGGGGCAAAAATATAAACTAGATGTAAAATATCTAGAGACCAATAAGATATTTTCTCAATTTAAATTTACATCTAAtagatgaattaatttttaaaatatttgaattataatatcCATTGTTAATTTTTGTAGCTAGTAGCAAAACTTCTAGCCATGGAGGCTGGACAAAATACCTTTTTCCGAAGCTATCTGTATCAAAGGGCGAACCAGATTGTGATTCCCTACAATATAACCATTGCAGAGTTCACTAATCGAACATCGGAGTTGACTAATCGACTAGCGAAATGTGGCCTGAAAGACGAAGGAATCCTGGTTCCTCGATCGCTCGGGGCGGAGAATCGGACCGACAGCAACCTTCTTGCTGCCGATTTTAACTCTCTGGCGTATACACGAATAACAAAGGAGGTTTTGCGCATATTCTATGGAACCGGCAATGAAAGTCGCCCTGGTTCGTATTTTCCCAATGGTGCTAATGGAGATATTGCAAGACGCTACATTCAAAGAAATGGCTAAGAACTTCTAATCCATGATTATATGAATAAAAAGGATTGATAAGGTGAATCAATCCTCTAGTTATAATGTATGGACAAATTATCTCCAaatgtttctttataaaaagaaaaaactgtaTGAAACATGGAGTTTTACTGCCTTTTAATGAGGAAATATGgttaagatttgaataaaattaatattattatatattatggtTGAGTAGATGGGTATGAGAATGAATTGATACTATATGCAATTATGTTTAATCACCTAATTTATATAGGAATTGTATTGttacttaattatatgaaaattaatgtgTGCATCTTATGAATTTTATTGTCCAATCATAAGAATACACgttactacaaaatctacactACTTGACACtggtagtttttaattact
This region includes:
- the LOC120086321 gene encoding desiccation-related protein PCC13-62-like, which codes for MGNMSNKASLFPAIIMTILLSLSLSGTVVCNIDPCREVPATDNDILEFLLNLYHLEAELFLRAATGNGTDDYDPSLAAGGPPPIGSRRATLGPLVRRVVEEFGYQKLGQLREIIREIVGRVPPRPLLNLSTEVVADFADAAIGRRLIPRFDPYANDNNFILTAQSITYTSTVSLVGATTTLISRGVRLLVAKLLAMEAGQNTFFRSYLYQRANQIVIPYNITIAEFTNRTSELTNRLAKCGLKDEGILVPRSLGAENRTDSNLLAADFNSLAYTRITKEVLRIFYGTGNESRPGSYFPNGANGDIARRYIQRNG